The following are encoded in a window of Geobacter metallireducens GS-15 genomic DNA:
- a CDS encoding ISL3-like element ISGme5 family transposase, whose translation MSYSDVIAIAGGWEGYRVAGTRTIVTGDAKRIEVELIALSQDEMVCGSCGGRCTSVHETTKRVIRDLPILDAQTYLIVHRRRLLCPQCGPTLERLSWLAKYARVTRRLAESVARLCGVVSVKHVAQYLGLSWDQVKEIDKRSLTERVGTVDLSNIEVLGMDEFALHKGHRYATVIIEPYRKEVLWIGKGRSRESIRPFFTQLGPHGCKRLKAVVMDMNASYEEEIKQHSPQADIVYDLFHVVAKYGREVIDRVRVDEANRLKEDKKARKVVKTSRWLLLRNSENVKGDDMLRLQELLEANRSLLTVYLLKDDLKQLWKFTCIEEAGLFWEQWHQRAMESGIPPLILFARRLKGYLQGILNHCLWPLHTGILEGINNKIKVIKRMAYGFRDHEYFFLKIRAAFPGIPG comes from the coding sequence TTGTCGTATTCCGATGTTATCGCAATTGCGGGAGGGTGGGAAGGATATCGTGTTGCTGGGACACGCACTATCGTCACAGGTGATGCCAAACGGATCGAGGTAGAACTGATTGCCCTGTCCCAGGATGAGATGGTGTGTGGCTCGTGCGGCGGGCGTTGCACAAGCGTCCATGAAACGACCAAGCGCGTAATTCGAGATTTGCCGATTCTCGATGCTCAGACTTATCTGATCGTTCACCGCCGCAGGCTGCTGTGCCCTCAGTGTGGGCCAACGCTGGAGCGTCTGTCATGGCTGGCGAAATACGCCCGCGTGACGCGCAGGCTTGCAGAGAGCGTAGCGCGACTGTGTGGTGTCGTGTCTGTGAAGCACGTGGCGCAGTATCTGGGGCTTTCTTGGGACCAGGTGAAGGAAATCGACAAGCGCTCACTCACAGAGCGGGTCGGCACCGTCGACCTCTCAAACATCGAAGTTCTCGGGATGGATGAGTTCGCCCTTCACAAGGGGCACCGCTATGCGACGGTTATCATCGAGCCATACCGTAAGGAAGTCTTATGGATCGGCAAAGGCAGGAGTCGCGAGAGTATCCGTCCTTTCTTCACGCAGCTTGGCCCACATGGCTGTAAACGGCTCAAAGCGGTCGTGATGGATATGAACGCATCATATGAGGAGGAAATCAAGCAGCACTCGCCCCAGGCAGACATAGTCTACGACCTGTTCCATGTGGTGGCGAAGTATGGCAGGGAAGTGATCGACAGGGTGCGAGTCGATGAGGCAAACCGCCTGAAGGAAGACAAGAAGGCACGGAAGGTAGTCAAAACATCGCGGTGGTTGCTGCTACGAAACAGCGAGAACGTCAAGGGCGACGACATGCTTCGCCTCCAGGAACTGTTGGAGGCAAACCGCAGCCTCCTTACGGTCTACCTGCTCAAAGACGATCTGAAGCAACTGTGGAAGTTTACCTGCATTGAAGAGGCGGGACTATTCTGGGAGCAGTGGCACCAAAGGGCGATGGAGAGTGGAATACCGCCACTCATCCTGTTTGCCCGCCGGCTAAAGGGCTATCTCCAAGGAATCCTCAACCACTGCCTCTGGCCCCTTCACACCGGAATCCTCGAAGGCATCAATAACAAGATCAAGGTGATCAAAAGAATGGCCTACGGCTTCCGGGATCACGAATACTTCTTTCTCAAGATCAGAGCCGCTTTCCCCGGAATTCCCGGATGA
- a CDS encoding FG-GAP repeat domain-containing protein — protein sequence MRIISKTSVFFAFAMALATFQLWRGEAQAYPAYFTANCAGCHASPVVATCNGCHHHGPVGLKGTTDKATYAPGEAVSVTISGGSQSGWVRAILYDQNNTRVAVSNGNASGMGSATTFPAVLSAPAPTTPGTYTWKAAWYGNSYDTGNATAAAHGEVSVNTNSFTVVAPADTTVPVVSSFTLPATTTNLTVPVTSFTATDNVAVTGYLITKSATAPTATTAGWTAAAPATVSAAAGKNTFYAWAKDAVGNVSLAKSAIVTVVGKIISRDFDGDGKTDLAVLDPQSYNWFILNSATGKQNVVNYGTSGDIAVPGDYDGDKKADIAVWRTSTGTWYITNSATGAQSVVKFGTTGDIPVPGDYDVDGKTDIAVWRPSNGTWYVINSSTGAQSVVNFGTSGDTPVAGDYDGDGKTDMAVWRPSNGTWYVINSSTGAQSVVKYGAATDTPVPGDYDGDGKTDIAVWRSGTWFITNSATKTQSVVNFGTTGDIPVPGDYDGTGRTESAVWRSAEGNWYIMNGMTGAQRILQLGIPTDKPIK from the coding sequence ATGCGAATCATCAGTAAGACATCGGTATTTTTCGCCTTTGCCATGGCACTGGCGACATTTCAGCTCTGGCGCGGCGAGGCACAGGCATACCCCGCATACTTCACGGCCAACTGCGCCGGCTGCCACGCCTCACCGGTAGTGGCCACCTGCAACGGTTGCCATCACCACGGCCCGGTCGGGTTGAAGGGAACCACGGACAAGGCAACCTATGCGCCGGGAGAGGCCGTATCGGTTACCATCAGCGGCGGAAGCCAGAGCGGCTGGGTCAGGGCCATCCTCTACGATCAGAACAATACGCGCGTTGCCGTATCGAACGGCAATGCCAGCGGCATGGGAAGCGCGACCACCTTCCCGGCAGTGCTGAGCGCGCCGGCGCCCACGACCCCCGGCACCTACACCTGGAAAGCGGCCTGGTACGGCAACAGCTATGATACCGGCAATGCAACCGCGGCCGCCCACGGCGAAGTGTCGGTGAACACCAACTCCTTCACCGTCGTGGCCCCCGCTGACACGACTGTTCCCGTGGTCAGCAGCTTTACCCTTCCCGCCACCACCACCAACCTGACCGTGCCGGTCACGAGCTTCACCGCCACCGACAACGTGGCTGTCACCGGTTACCTGATCACCAAGAGCGCCACTGCCCCGACAGCGACCACCGCCGGCTGGACAGCCGCCGCACCGGCCACTGTCAGCGCCGCTGCCGGCAAAAACACCTTCTATGCCTGGGCCAAGGACGCGGTGGGGAACGTCTCTCTTGCCAAAAGCGCCATCGTTACCGTCGTCGGCAAGATCATCTCCAGGGACTTCGATGGCGACGGCAAGACCGACCTAGCCGTGCTGGATCCCCAGAGCTACAACTGGTTCATTCTGAACAGCGCTACCGGCAAGCAGAATGTCGTGAATTACGGCACCTCCGGCGATATCGCCGTCCCCGGCGACTACGACGGCGACAAAAAAGCCGATATCGCGGTATGGCGCACCTCTACCGGCACCTGGTACATCACCAACAGCGCCACCGGCGCCCAGAGCGTCGTGAAATTCGGAACGACCGGCGACATCCCCGTCCCCGGCGACTACGATGTGGACGGCAAGACCGATATCGCGGTATGGCGACCCTCCAACGGCACCTGGTACGTCATCAACAGCTCCACCGGCGCCCAGAGCGTCGTGAACTTCGGAACCTCGGGAGATACCCCCGTTGCTGGCGACTATGACGGCGACGGCAAGACTGATATGGCCGTATGGCGCCCCTCCAACGGCACCTGGTACGTCATCAACAGCTCCACCGGCGCCCAGAGCGTCGTGAAGTACGGGGCAGCCACCGACACCCCCGTCCCCGGCGACTACGACGGCGACGGCAAGACCGATATCGCGGTATGGCGCAGCGGCACCTGGTTCATCACGAACAGTGCCACAAAAACGCAAAGTGTCGTCAATTTCGGGACTACCGGCGACATCCCGGTTCCGGGCGATTACGACGGTACGGGCAGGACTGAAAGCGCTGTCTGGCGTTCAGCGGAAGGGAACTGGTATATCATGAACGGCATGACCGGCGCCCAACGGATCCTTCAGTTGGGGATACCGACCGACAAGCCCATCAAGTAA
- a CDS encoding DUF1972 domain-containing protein, which yields MRLAILGTRGIPARYGGFETFAEELALRLVARGTEVTVYCEANGTDQPREYRGIRLVHIPATACGPLTTVLFDLRCLWHARNSYDVVYMLGYGAAPFCLIPQVWGTDVWLNVDGIEWARGKWNSAAKLYFKMMEWLSTWVPDRIIADADGIRAHLESRHRLSSPCSVIPYGAPVAVVPPDASLLRKWNLEPGGYYLVVARIEPENHVREIIEGYRAHETQIPLVVVGNHMVTTDYARKLRPLAGSRVRLVGGVYDREELRALRYHARACFHGHSVGGTNPSLLEALGCGSLIIAHDNIFNREVVGDIGFYFSSSSTIPALLKGVESLTAPEKAALAGKARARIREKYDWGAIAEQYLDLIEMHCGERRGDVLLSGAIPAEKKAGISAGLGRRNLT from the coding sequence ATGAGACTGGCCATACTCGGCACGCGGGGGATACCCGCACGTTACGGAGGCTTCGAAACCTTTGCCGAAGAGCTCGCTCTCCGCCTGGTCGCCCGGGGAACCGAGGTGACGGTCTACTGCGAGGCAAACGGCACCGATCAGCCGCGGGAATACCGGGGGATCAGGCTCGTCCATATCCCGGCAACCGCCTGTGGCCCCCTGACCACGGTCCTGTTCGACCTGCGCTGCCTGTGGCATGCCCGCAACAGCTACGATGTCGTCTATATGCTGGGGTATGGCGCGGCCCCCTTCTGCCTGATCCCGCAAGTGTGGGGGACAGACGTCTGGCTCAATGTGGACGGGATCGAATGGGCGCGGGGGAAATGGAACAGCGCGGCAAAGCTCTACTTCAAAATGATGGAATGGCTGTCAACGTGGGTTCCCGACCGGATCATCGCCGATGCCGACGGGATAAGGGCTCACCTCGAATCGCGGCATCGCCTCTCGTCCCCCTGCAGCGTAATCCCCTACGGAGCCCCGGTTGCGGTTGTGCCGCCGGACGCCTCGCTCCTGCGCAAGTGGAATCTTGAGCCCGGAGGGTACTACCTGGTGGTCGCCCGCATCGAGCCTGAAAATCATGTCCGGGAAATCATCGAAGGGTACCGCGCCCACGAAACGCAGATCCCGCTGGTTGTTGTCGGCAACCATATGGTTACCACCGATTATGCAAGAAAACTCCGACCGCTGGCGGGGTCGCGCGTCAGGCTCGTGGGCGGGGTTTACGACCGGGAAGAACTGCGGGCTCTTCGCTATCATGCGAGGGCCTGCTTCCATGGCCATTCCGTCGGGGGAACCAATCCTTCCCTGCTCGAAGCCCTCGGCTGCGGCAGTCTGATCATTGCCCACGACAATATCTTCAACCGTGAGGTTGTGGGGGATATCGGTTTCTATTTTTCATCATCCTCCACTATCCCCGCTCTCCTGAAGGGGGTCGAATCTCTCACCGCGCCGGAAAAGGCTGCCCTTGCCGGCAAGGCCCGGGCCAGGATACGGGAAAAATACGACTGGGGTGCCATAGCTGAACAGTATCTCGACCTCATCGAAATGCATTGCGGGGAGAGGAGGGGTGATGTGCTCCTGTCCGGGGCAATCCCGGCCGAAAAAAAGGCCGGCATTTCTGCCGGCCTTGGGAGACGGAATCTTACTTGA
- a CDS encoding class I SAM-dependent methyltransferase, translating to MKSIAPYGAYDHVRCEECGYESFRSPAAAIAAHLYENDTDYCDDLTVASTHEDLILWHHRNAVEFLRSRYPSGNAAVLDVGCFNGFFVKKLLSLGFDAHGIDFNTRAVAYGQKALGLGPRVSSLSVDQCIARGKRFDVITLFEVLEHVPAVRPFLENVLKLLKDDGVIIISTPNNNMCWRPPLDYPPHHLSRFTIASLNACLSGLGMKSLYAAEQMSTYELVRHYLGTFFRAKDRSSLRGGEFKCERITTGLRRGMNRLRGTANLLLTPVDKGLHRLGIRYISQIIVAGR from the coding sequence ATGAAGAGCATTGCCCCCTACGGCGCCTATGACCATGTCAGGTGCGAGGAGTGCGGATACGAGAGCTTCCGCTCGCCCGCTGCCGCCATTGCCGCGCACCTCTACGAAAACGACACCGATTATTGCGATGATCTGACGGTCGCCAGCACCCATGAAGATCTCATCCTGTGGCATCACCGGAACGCCGTGGAATTCCTGCGGTCGAGGTACCCGTCGGGGAACGCGGCGGTGCTGGATGTGGGGTGCTTCAACGGGTTCTTCGTGAAAAAACTGTTGTCCCTGGGATTCGATGCCCATGGAATCGACTTCAACACCAGGGCCGTGGCCTATGGGCAGAAGGCTCTCGGGCTCGGTCCCCGGGTCTCGTCCCTTTCGGTTGACCAGTGTATCGCCCGGGGAAAGCGTTTTGACGTGATAACGCTCTTCGAGGTGCTGGAGCATGTGCCGGCGGTGAGGCCGTTTCTGGAAAATGTCCTGAAACTGCTCAAGGATGACGGGGTTATCATCATATCAACGCCCAACAACAACATGTGCTGGCGTCCCCCCCTCGATTATCCCCCGCACCATCTGTCGCGATTCACCATTGCATCACTGAACGCCTGCCTGTCCGGCCTCGGCATGAAGAGCCTCTATGCCGCGGAGCAGATGAGCACCTATGAGCTTGTCCGCCACTACCTGGGGACCTTCTTCCGGGCAAAGGACCGAAGCAGCCTGCGGGGGGGAGAATTCAAATGCGAGAGGATCACGACCGGCCTGCGCCGCGGCATGAACCGGCTCCGCGGGACGGCCAATCTTCTTCTCACGCCGGTCGACAAAGGGCTCCACCGGCTCGGCATTCGCTACATATCACAGATTATCGTAGCGGGGAGGTAA
- a CDS encoding glycosyltransferase family 4 protein, with translation MKVLMICNTDGALYVFRKPIINRLVACGHEVDSISAASRYFEPLNALGVHPLQLDFARHSVSPLSNVRLFRALYAMVRRLKPDVVHNFTHKPAILGSIAARLAGVKGIFITITGLGSLFVHDDPKTRLMRYLLLAQYKFALGFVDTVFFQNPDDMEYFVSKKLVGAGKAVLTYGSGLDLDEYRLPSTEEIARARAMLGAELGVDLRGRKVALFPARGVPEKGFFEFYRAAKTINALEPDAYAFLHLGLVDADAARRISKEGMEQYAADCGVKYLGFKDNIKDYMIASDIVVLPSSYREGTPRSLIEALALGKAIVTTDMPGCRETVIDGWNGYLCRKGDEQSLVAKLLAVDGEMLTAARSRSRRYCETKYDAAWLADLTLGRYQGSLNSE, from the coding sequence ATGAAAGTGCTCATGATCTGCAATACCGACGGCGCGCTCTATGTGTTCCGCAAACCGATCATCAACAGGCTGGTCGCCTGCGGCCACGAGGTTGATTCCATCAGCGCGGCCAGCCGGTACTTCGAGCCCCTGAACGCACTGGGGGTGCATCCGCTCCAACTCGATTTCGCGCGGCATTCGGTCTCCCCCCTCAGCAACGTGCGGTTGTTCAGGGCACTCTATGCCATGGTCAGGCGCCTGAAGCCGGATGTGGTCCACAATTTCACCCATAAGCCGGCAATCCTCGGGTCCATTGCTGCCCGGCTCGCCGGCGTGAAGGGGATATTCATCACCATAACGGGACTTGGCTCCCTGTTCGTCCATGATGATCCCAAGACCCGATTGATGCGCTATCTCCTCCTCGCCCAGTACAAATTCGCGCTCGGTTTCGTGGATACGGTCTTTTTCCAGAATCCGGACGACATGGAGTATTTCGTATCGAAAAAGCTCGTGGGGGCTGGAAAAGCCGTGTTGACCTACGGCTCGGGGCTGGACCTCGACGAATACCGGCTCCCGTCCACGGAAGAAATCGCGCGGGCCAGGGCAATGCTGGGTGCTGAGCTGGGAGTCGACCTGCGCGGCCGCAAGGTGGCGCTCTTTCCCGCCCGGGGGGTACCGGAAAAGGGGTTCTTCGAATTTTACCGGGCGGCAAAGACCATCAACGCCCTGGAGCCGGACGCCTATGCATTCCTGCACCTGGGGCTCGTCGATGCCGACGCCGCCCGAAGGATCAGCAAGGAGGGGATGGAGCAGTATGCCGCTGACTGCGGCGTCAAGTACCTGGGGTTCAAGGACAATATCAAGGACTACATGATTGCCTCCGATATCGTGGTCCTCCCGTCGTCCTACCGGGAAGGGACGCCCCGTTCCCTGATCGAGGCCCTGGCGCTCGGCAAGGCGATAGTGACCACCGACATGCCCGGGTGCAGGGAAACGGTGATAGATGGGTGGAATGGTTACCTGTGCAGGAAAGGGGACGAACAGTCCCTCGTGGCAAAGCTTCTGGCAGTGGATGGGGAGATGCTGACCGCCGCCAGGAGCCGGTCGCGCAGATACTGTGAGACGAAGTATGACGCAGCGTGGCTGGCCGACCTGACGCTCGGCCGCTACCAGGGGAGCCTGAACAGTGAATGA
- the asnB gene encoding asparagine synthase (glutamine-hydrolyzing), producing MCGITGFMDFSLQCGPDAMRANARRMADALMHRGPDDSGAWCDQGAGVGLAHRRLSILDLTPAGHQPMESRSGRFTIVFNGEIYNHQALRKELAAFEPWRGHSDTETLLAGFEAWGIEATLKRTVGMFALAVWDNAERTLTLARDRMGEKPLYYGWNQGVFLFASELKALRAYPGFDAEINRDAIALLMRHSCIPTPHSIYRGIYKLWPGTILTLRNTGRGIAPWDAADPPFKLFQGEGVSLRPYWSLLEAAEQGHARPFEGTESEAIGELERVLTEAVLAQQISDVPLGAFLSGGVDSTAIVALMQAHSSRPVKTFTIGFHEDDCNEAKYAGEIASRLGTDHTELYVSPGDSLAVIPRLPQLYDEPFSDPSHIPTFLVSLLAREHVTVSLSGDGGDELFGGYVRHTLLHRIWNNIGWCPLPMRKALSDKIRFLSPGQLQAVLRNLPFIDRVHAPVYKAYRLAELIRADSPASMYEICISHWQQDDPVVVGGQSPFHASSGRMPRQLDSFSLPEKIMLMDSVTYLPDDILVKIDRAAMGVSLETRVPFLDHRVVEFAWRLPLGLKIRGGQSKWILRQVLNRHIPKELVERPKHGFGIPLGTWLRGPLREWAEELLNESRLLREGFLDPRPVRQKWLEHVSGRRDWEFHLWDVLMFQSWLEQERRP from the coding sequence ATGTGCGGCATAACCGGTTTCATGGATTTCTCACTGCAATGCGGACCTGACGCCATGCGAGCCAACGCACGGCGCATGGCGGATGCCCTCATGCACCGCGGCCCCGATGACAGTGGCGCGTGGTGCGACCAGGGGGCGGGTGTCGGCCTGGCGCACCGCCGGCTCTCCATCCTCGATCTTACCCCTGCCGGCCACCAGCCCATGGAATCGCGTTCCGGGCGGTTCACGATCGTCTTCAACGGCGAGATTTACAATCATCAGGCACTGCGGAAGGAGTTGGCGGCGTTCGAGCCCTGGCGGGGGCATTCGGACACGGAGACCCTCCTGGCCGGATTCGAGGCATGGGGCATCGAGGCCACGCTCAAGAGGACGGTCGGCATGTTCGCCCTGGCAGTGTGGGACAATGCGGAGAGGACGCTGACCCTTGCCCGCGACCGCATGGGTGAGAAGCCCCTGTACTACGGCTGGAACCAGGGCGTTTTCCTCTTTGCCTCGGAGCTGAAGGCGCTGCGGGCCTATCCGGGTTTCGACGCGGAAATCAACCGCGACGCCATTGCCCTCCTCATGCGCCACAGTTGCATTCCCACGCCCCACTCGATCTATCGCGGCATCTACAAACTCTGGCCGGGAACCATACTGACTCTGCGAAACACGGGCCGCGGAATCGCCCCCTGGGATGCCGCCGATCCCCCCTTCAAGCTGTTTCAGGGAGAGGGGGTTTCCCTTCGCCCGTACTGGTCATTGCTGGAGGCGGCGGAGCAGGGGCATGCCCGCCCCTTTGAGGGGACGGAAAGCGAGGCGATAGGGGAACTTGAACGGGTTCTGACGGAAGCCGTGCTGGCGCAGCAGATCTCCGATGTGCCGTTGGGGGCTTTCCTGTCAGGGGGGGTGGATTCGACCGCCATCGTGGCCCTGATGCAGGCCCACTCGTCCCGGCCGGTGAAGACCTTTACCATCGGTTTCCACGAGGATGACTGCAACGAGGCGAAATATGCAGGGGAAATCGCCTCCCGCCTGGGGACCGACCATACCGAGCTGTACGTGTCGCCCGGTGATTCGCTGGCAGTGATTCCTCGCCTGCCGCAGCTTTATGACGAGCCGTTTTCGGACCCTTCGCACATCCCCACGTTTCTGGTGTCCCTGCTGGCACGGGAGCACGTTACGGTTTCCCTGTCCGGAGACGGCGGGGACGAGCTGTTCGGGGGTTATGTCCGGCACACCTTGCTCCACAGGATCTGGAATAACATCGGCTGGTGCCCGTTGCCGATGCGAAAAGCCCTGTCCGACAAGATCAGGTTTCTTTCGCCGGGCCAGCTCCAGGCCGTTCTGCGGAATCTTCCCTTCATCGACAGGGTCCACGCCCCCGTCTACAAGGCCTACCGGCTTGCCGAGCTGATCCGGGCGGATTCCCCCGCATCCATGTACGAGATATGCATCTCCCACTGGCAGCAGGACGACCCGGTTGTCGTGGGGGGCCAATCCCCCTTCCATGCATCATCCGGCCGGATGCCCCGCCAGCTCGATTCGTTCAGCCTGCCGGAAAAGATCATGCTCATGGACAGCGTCACCTATCTGCCCGACGATATTCTCGTGAAAATCGACCGGGCAGCCATGGGGGTAAGCCTGGAAACGCGGGTGCCGTTCCTCGATCATCGGGTGGTGGAGTTTGCCTGGCGGCTGCCGCTCGGCCTGAAGATCCGCGGGGGCCAAAGCAAGTGGATTTTGCGCCAGGTGCTGAACAGGCATATCCCGAAAGAGCTTGTGGAGCGCCCGAAGCATGGCTTCGGCATCCCGCTGGGGACGTGGTTGCGGGGGCCGCTGCGCGAATGGGCCGAGGAGCTTCTCAATGAGTCCCGGCTGCTGCGCGAAGGGTTTCTGGACCCCAGGCCGGTGCGGCAAAAATGGCTGGAGCACGTTTCCGGGCGCCGGGATTGGGAATTCCACCTGTGGGACGTGCTGATGTTCCAGTCGTGGCTCGAGCAGGAAAGAAGACCATGA
- a CDS encoding right-handed parallel beta-helix repeat-containing protein yields the protein MKYRILFLMAILSIVLMAVAPKVFAATPAVLDVKLFPSFEAAVASSRTAGNVILVRTPVSCTSLTVPTDRKIYVTASGLITVNGVLDFQGNRPDAGDYRIFSGTGSVVNLSSARIKWFGARGDGKTEESALVQKAINAVAEGDMLVTRGTYIVANLQLKTGVNIIGQGEGSLLKLPPNAHVRSINGSGADDKGNYAANVIGTTLNHHGGTWFDNGARARNENNSTYIVTDVIIRDLVIDGNKARNTLGDVGQNGSAMGADISLNQAARITVENCLLINARLDGILVGYTLHGGSDYVTIRNCRIENNVRTGIAMITGKYNKILDCTIKHAGTGVGIDVEANWDGEINNHHLIKGNYVQAGIALASPQFARMNDTTVEGNTIVGGPGRNGITVSSSRVNGGTLITNNKLIGGGGGSAFVINGDAGPTEGFSPIVVSFNDASNYDYILPEQPNGSMANITMRDNRFTTKYGLQLYRPYKFEFSTNTVFFSGGTNLNPLLYILFGQASVDPNQGATILKGNTFRGRGINKLVEAVVGADAPPIKPDSLTIVGNDINVTTSAPYSMDLNYAVIIKGNKIGGFNNGIHCVGGIDGMEIIDNEIVSTVKDVPLIVNDGQFKHSKITGNKLTGINLTVTRPNYCDISNNVVVNGKGSITYTFTSGGVGSNSISGNRFTSDTDVDRPFEILVGSGYSDKDFSGEDIIKNNTYSGKYSGPAFLNSTPKSVAGNSF from the coding sequence ATGAAATACAGAATTTTGTTCCTCATGGCGATCCTCTCAATTGTTCTGATGGCGGTCGCACCCAAGGTTTTCGCCGCAACTCCCGCAGTGCTTGATGTGAAACTCTTCCCGAGCTTCGAAGCTGCCGTGGCCAGCAGCAGAACAGCCGGCAACGTCATTCTTGTGCGCACGCCGGTCAGTTGCACGAGTCTGACGGTTCCAACCGACAGGAAGATTTACGTCACTGCCAGCGGGTTGATCACCGTCAATGGGGTTCTGGATTTCCAGGGGAACAGGCCTGACGCGGGCGACTATCGCATTTTCAGCGGTACGGGGAGCGTGGTCAATTTGAGCTCCGCCCGGATCAAGTGGTTCGGCGCGCGGGGGGACGGGAAGACGGAGGAATCGGCCCTGGTGCAGAAGGCGATCAACGCCGTTGCCGAGGGAGATATGCTCGTTACCCGGGGCACCTACATCGTTGCGAATCTCCAGCTCAAAACGGGGGTGAATATCATCGGGCAGGGAGAGGGGTCGCTGCTGAAGCTGCCCCCGAATGCCCACGTGCGGAGCATCAACGGCTCCGGCGCCGACGACAAGGGGAACTACGCGGCGAACGTTATTGGCACGACCCTCAACCATCATGGCGGAACCTGGTTCGACAACGGCGCGCGGGCGAGGAACGAGAACAATTCGACCTATATCGTGACCGATGTGATCATCAGGGATCTGGTGATCGACGGGAACAAGGCCCGGAATACCCTGGGCGATGTCGGGCAGAACGGCTCGGCAATGGGCGCCGACATCTCCCTGAATCAGGCCGCCCGCATTACGGTCGAGAATTGCCTCCTGATTAACGCGCGGCTGGACGGGATCCTCGTCGGGTATACCCTCCACGGCGGCAGCGATTACGTCACCATCAGGAACTGCCGCATAGAGAACAACGTCCGGACTGGCATCGCCATGATAACGGGTAAATACAACAAGATTCTCGATTGCACGATCAAGCATGCCGGGACGGGAGTCGGCATCGATGTCGAAGCGAACTGGGATGGAGAGATCAATAACCATCACCTGATCAAGGGAAACTACGTGCAGGCGGGGATTGCCCTCGCCTCGCCCCAGTTCGCCAGGATGAACGATACGACCGTGGAGGGTAACACCATTGTCGGCGGACCGGGCCGCAACGGCATCACGGTGTCATCAAGCCGGGTAAACGGCGGCACGCTCATTACCAACAACAAGCTCATCGGCGGCGGGGGAGGCTCGGCGTTCGTGATAAACGGAGACGCCGGTCCGACGGAAGGGTTCTCTCCCATCGTCGTAAGCTTCAACGATGCGTCAAACTACGATTACATCCTTCCCGAGCAACCCAACGGCAGCATGGCGAACATCACCATGCGCGACAACCGTTTCACCACCAAATACGGTCTCCAGCTGTACCGTCCCTACAAGTTCGAGTTCAGCACCAACACGGTCTTCTTCTCCGGCGGAACGAACCTCAATCCCCTGTTGTACATCCTCTTCGGCCAGGCTTCGGTGGACCCCAACCAGGGAGCCACAATACTCAAGGGGAACACTTTCAGGGGGAGGGGGATCAACAAGCTCGTGGAGGCGGTGGTCGGCGCCGATGCGCCCCCCATCAAGCCCGATTCCCTGACAATCGTCGGCAACGACATCAACGTGACCACCAGCGCTCCCTACTCAATGGATCTGAATTACGCCGTCATCATCAAGGGGAACAAGATAGGGGGCTTCAACAACGGCATTCACTGCGTGGGGGGAATTGACGGCATGGAGATAATCGATAACGAGATTGTTTCGACCGTAAAAGACGTGCCTTTGATAGTCAACGACGGGCAATTCAAGCATTCCAAAATTACCGGGAACAAACTCACCGGAATAAATCTGACCGTAACAAGGCCTAACTACTGCGACATATCCAATAATGTCGTGGTAAACGGCAAAGGGTCAATTACCTATACGTTCACCTCGGGCGGGGTCGGCTCGAACAGCATTTCCGGCAACAGATTCACTTCCGATACCGACGTTGACCGTCCGTTCGAAATACTCGTTGGTTCAGGGTATTCAGACAAGGATTTTTCCGGAGAGGATATCATCAAGAACAATACCTACTCGGGAAAGTATAGCGGGCCGGCTTTCCTCAACTCGACTCCCAAGAGCGTGGCCGGCAACTCTTTCTGA